The following are encoded together in the Capsulimonas corticalis genome:
- a CDS encoding restriction endonuclease → MTTSTLASSDAGGSDEPKILRRLREKLLALSYPEFQRCLQHLLEAMGYADVAATGRIRRRGRNLDGGVDLVAWLQAGVTRFRIVAQAKQLTEPVQKRSVDELRGAALRLDARQGLIMTTAGVSPVARAAAASVPTTPIRLIDGTELAELMVRYSVGVIRDEHGIALDEDYWRRLSPFPQPPASDRSLGKAAQPAPDTWEGGTSLDEPDAAPALRVHITVALVKTDDHKRRKER, encoded by the coding sequence ATGACCACTTCTACGCTTGCCTCTTCAGACGCCGGCGGCTCTGACGAGCCGAAGATCCTGCGCCGGCTCCGAGAAAAGCTTCTCGCCCTGAGCTACCCTGAGTTCCAGAGATGCCTCCAGCATCTGCTGGAGGCAATGGGGTACGCGGACGTTGCCGCGACCGGCCGCATCCGGAGGCGCGGCCGCAACCTGGACGGCGGCGTCGACCTGGTGGCTTGGCTGCAGGCGGGCGTGACGCGGTTCCGGATCGTCGCGCAGGCCAAGCAGCTGACAGAGCCTGTGCAGAAGCGCAGCGTGGACGAGCTGCGCGGGGCGGCGCTGCGGCTGGACGCCCGGCAGGGGCTGATCATGACGACCGCCGGCGTCTCGCCGGTCGCCCGCGCCGCAGCAGCGTCTGTTCCTACTACGCCGATCCGGCTGATCGACGGCACGGAGCTTGCGGAACTGATGGTCCGGTATAGCGTCGGAGTGATCCGCGACGAACACGGGATCGCCTTGGACGAAGACTACTGGCGGAGACTGTCTCCCTTTCCGCAGCCGCCGGCCTCTGATCGCAGTCTGGGCAAAGCCGCGCAGCCTGCTCCCGACACTTGGGAAGGCGGCACATCTTTGGATGAGCCAGATGCAGCACCCGCGCTACGCGTACATATAACCGTTGCGCTGGTAAAGACGGATGACCACAAGCGCAGAAAAGAGCGATGA
- a CDS encoding metal-dependent hydrolase, with product MMGRSHALAGVGSLWLLAAVPNGLSGDGLLDNVAVLAAVAALGALLPDLDASRSKLSSWEVAGVRPLVPLAALVHSAWGHRGPLHSLYGLTLIACVGGMLAPALGWRPAAALTLGFASHLAADACTRTGIPFLPWRKRRYWLLPSRLRLSTGSSAEDALLPLLALAALSLLLVHARV from the coding sequence ATGATGGGGCGCTCGCACGCCCTCGCCGGCGTCGGCTCCCTGTGGCTGCTAGCCGCAGTTCCGAATGGCCTCTCGGGAGATGGCCTGCTCGACAATGTCGCTGTACTCGCGGCTGTGGCGGCGCTTGGCGCACTGCTTCCGGACCTGGACGCCTCCCGGTCCAAGCTGTCTTCCTGGGAGGTCGCCGGCGTGCGCCCGCTGGTCCCGCTGGCGGCGCTCGTGCATAGCGCCTGGGGGCATCGCGGACCGCTGCACTCTCTCTACGGGCTCACCCTGATCGCCTGTGTCGGCGGCATGCTCGCTCCAGCCTTGGGATGGCGTCCGGCAGCGGCCCTGACGCTTGGATTCGCGAGCCACCTGGCTGCCGACGCGTGCACTCGCACCGGCATACCGTTCCTTCCCTGGCGCAAGCGCCGCTACTGGCTTCTGCCGTCGCGACTGCGCCTCTCCACCGGCTCTTCGGCCGAGGACGCGCTTTTGCCGCTGCTGGCCCTGGCGGCGCTGTCGCTCCTACTCGTCCACGCCAGGGTGTAG
- a CDS encoding IS5 family transposase encodes MTSRKSYTSDVSDDEWAFVAPYLTLMNTEAPQRDYSLREVFDGLRWIVRAGAQWRLMPHDLPPWHTVYQQTRRWIHAGVFEHIAHDLRAVLRLAEGRNAQPSAAIYDGQTIQSTPESGERAGYDGAKKRKGSKIHIAVDTLGHLLALLVTPANEQERAQVSELTQAVQEATGGSVELAYVDQGYTGDAAAEAAQEHGVTLQVVKLSEAKRGFVLLPRRWVVERSFAWKSRFRRLVRDYERLPETVKGLHYLSFVILMLAKYAVIMKSA; translated from the coding sequence ATGACCTCCCGAAAAAGCTATACTTCCGATGTGTCCGACGATGAGTGGGCATTTGTGGCGCCCTATTTGACGCTGATGAATACTGAAGCCCCGCAACGAGATTACAGTCTGCGCGAAGTCTTTGATGGTTTGCGATGGATCGTACGCGCCGGAGCGCAGTGGCGGCTCATGCCCCATGACCTGCCGCCCTGGCATACCGTCTACCAGCAGACGCGACGCTGGATCCACGCCGGCGTCTTCGAACATATCGCCCACGACCTGCGCGCCGTGTTGCGACTGGCCGAAGGACGAAACGCTCAGCCCAGCGCCGCGATTTATGACGGACAGACGATTCAATCGACGCCCGAGAGCGGAGAGCGCGCCGGATACGATGGAGCTAAGAAGCGCAAAGGCAGTAAAATCCACATTGCCGTTGATACGCTGGGGCACCTTTTGGCGTTGCTAGTGACACCCGCCAATGAACAGGAGCGGGCGCAAGTTTCCGAGTTGACCCAGGCGGTCCAAGAAGCCACGGGCGGCAGCGTGGAGCTTGCTTACGTCGATCAAGGCTACACGGGTGACGCCGCCGCCGAGGCCGCCCAAGAGCACGGCGTGACGCTCCAGGTGGTCAAGCTTTCGGAAGCCAAGCGCGGTTTCGTGCTGCTGCCTCGGCGCTGGGTGGTCGAGCGATCCTTTGCCTGGAAGTCGCGTTTCCGGCGGCTGGTGCGAGATTACGAGCGGTTGCCTGAGACGGTCAAAGGATTACATTATTTGTCCTTCGTCATATTAATGCTCGCCAAATATGCAGTGATTATGAAAAGTGCATAA
- a CDS encoding recombinase family protein, giving the protein MNTTEQQIRDEYKRARQRGWTKKAKDAMRRKEAEGGAVRVMPNGYTAVNGRPVLDPAKAALIREAFELVGGGRHSVREIARIMAAKGLSGTRGGPLGPTSMLYLFRNPWYAGLVESGEGLARGQHEAVISEETFQRAQAALDRRH; this is encoded by the coding sequence ATGAACACCACAGAGCAACAAATCAGGGACGAGTACAAGCGGGCGCGTCAGCGCGGCTGGACCAAGAAGGCCAAGGACGCCATGCGCCGCAAGGAGGCGGAAGGCGGCGCGGTCCGGGTGATGCCCAACGGCTATACCGCCGTGAACGGCAGGCCTGTGTTGGACCCCGCCAAGGCCGCGCTGATCAGAGAGGCCTTCGAGCTTGTTGGCGGAGGGCGGCACTCCGTCCGTGAGATCGCAAGGATAATGGCGGCGAAGGGGCTCTCCGGCACGAGGGGCGGGCCGCTGGGACCGACGTCAATGCTCTACCTCTTCAGGAACCCCTGGTACGCAGGCCTGGTGGAAAGTGGAGAAGGCTTAGCCCGAGGACAGCACGAGGCGGTCATCAGCGAGGAGACATTTCAGCGAGCCCAGGCTGCGCTGGATCGGCGGCATTGA